The following proteins are co-located in the Tripterygium wilfordii isolate XIE 37 chromosome 2, ASM1340144v1, whole genome shotgun sequence genome:
- the LOC120009937 gene encoding protein ALP1-like, producing MNSSSSSSDDDDGVDLSQILLLHFLKRQFEDRGSISRSRRNMQCRTCTLTGRDWVADVLQGHPVRCHEAFRMPVEVFHALCGVLRDDYGLIGSDNVGILEMVAMFVSILGHAQANRDIQERFQHSGETISRLFHKVLLAVLKLSKDIIQPRGNSLHETPRYIREHSKISYRISFKDCIGALDGTHISTMVGPENRQRYIGRKGVATQNVLAVCDFDMMYTYISAGWEGSAHDSRVLEHSLRVERMKFPKPPRGKYYLVDAGYANKTGFLAPYKGERYHVPVFQNGAPASGPREVFNKAHARLRNVIERTFGVTKKKWRILNAMTSYDIKVQAMIVIACMALHNFIRIHAVNDVDFNDIGSTSTGGDHSVSDPVHEVTDNGVDEYLVIDDANMAQFRDMLADQLSSAI from the exons ATGaattcaagttcaagttctagtgatgatgatgacgGTGTTGACCTATCACAGATTTTGTTACTTCATTTCCTCAAGCGCCAGTTTGAGGATAGAGGGTCGATTTCCCGGTCACGAAGAAATATGCAATGTAGAACCTGTACCTTAACAGGCCGTGATTGGGTGGCAGATGTACTTCAAGGTCATCCAGTTCGTTGTCATGAAGCATTTCGAATGCCGGTTGAGGTATTCCATGCTTTATGTGGAGTTTTACGGGATGATTACGGATTGATTGGGTCTGATAATGTTGGCATTCTGGAGATGGTAGCGATGTTCGTATCAATCTTGGGTCATGCTCAAGCAAATAGGGATATACAAGAGAGGTTTCAACACTCGGGGGAGACAATCAGTCGCCTTTTCCACAAGGTATTGCTAGCAGTATTGAAACTATCTAAGGATATCATTCAACCTAGGGGCAACTCATTGCATGAAACGCCAAGGTATATAAGGGAGCATTCCAAAATTTCATATCGTATATCTTTCAAGGATTGCATTGGGGCACTGGATGGGACTCATATTTCGACAATGGTCGGACCAGAAAATAGACAAAGATATATTGGGAGAAAAGGAGTTGCCACCCAGAATGTTTTAGCTGTGTGTGATTTTGACATGATGTACACTTATATATCGGCAGGATGGGAGGGATCGGCTCATGATAGTAGGGTACTGGAACATTCTCTGCGTGTTGAGCGTATGAAGTTCCCAAAACCGCCACGAG gaaaatatTATTTGGTTGATGCCGGATATGCAAACAAGACAGGCTTCCTTGCACCATACAAGGGCGAGAGGTATCATGTTCCTGTATTTCAGAATGGAGCACCCGCTTCAGGACCACGTGAAGTATTCAATAAGGCACATGCTCGGCTAAGGAATGTCATCGAACGAACATTCGGAGTGACAAAGAAGAAATGGCGGATCCTGAATGCAATGACTTCGTATGACATTAAGGTACAGGCGATGATTGTGATAGCATGCATGGCACTTCACAATTTTATACGCATCCATGCTGTCAATGACGTTGATTTCAATGACATTGGTTCTACGTCTACTGGGGGCGATCATTCGGTGTCGGATCCTGTCCATGAAGTTACGGATAATGGAGTTGATGAAtatttggtcattgatgatgcTAACATGGCTCAGTTTCGTGATATGCTTGCCGATCAACTATCTAGCGCaatatga